In Fusarium oxysporum f. sp. lycopersici 4287 chromosome 11, whole genome shotgun sequence, the following are encoded in one genomic region:
- a CDS encoding hypothetical protein (At least one base has a quality score < 10), producing MLLSKNCKNLSSEPLRQSQIDEFRDSDATDLEYILECYQTGTNCARPAVSLDVTTSHYLNRMNRSEGASEAPSEASPSHSQDSSTAGHALTSRSDDKLSLPTPTRPTTPLQELPLVFAVEVSSTSERVFQQENNAVSYMTSKLEPKELAHQSYILPWDRQAHDPVPAHMIESLQHSVGSNPSTIFENSISRSCLEQSKTWFLMTDGVIEEERANAFTNNIAEAGLHGTPSVIIVFGNRSRPPSRSKLSIGMSVCAPSPHCAVLFHDVWSGELFIVQAKGCFASLLPRGSYFKWFSGTKWTEFPQTSYNRLLGVRVPEPIRLSKDEVALPYCKVFDMKSIYNDSMSDQDKLQLVSNNSALDAMMVVAKTRGEGFLVKLWIESLRRTTIGKGLTIERDDVDSRGKVVMTFLLMAAEQELKAQNTCHKDIWSCLTSVASTRWSRCMQMHIPSHLDFNRSSVRHQNKKNWANFEAKVEMERAAFRRVTKGIQEVQSAIGILDSPLPSGPSLAQADTFWYPASGIKTGRDNEKLSASVQQTKLDREDVNNSLFLSGFKGTRKLEKAARSRAYATCPVCREPNSIQTLLLRMSPKDNKTPHLPLPNQRLELKCPLAVGNCPEVDIIAPITCCDGCAFLLMRVDKRLNPLPISHQIVAALPLVSLQDKQNRRLWRQKLAEVYRHRFHDSTVLSVFLATICTRIENVPSLAHSKYLKRCRDELSRLPGIHVPKSASPKLVTSLTSSVDNVVPPQQVAFFACLGNKFYLKAVLSHPVEGFVVLVQLAASMNVVKPESIRNLVWKRLLCHFIEQDLRLRTSFGTEYAHAMLREIMQESRSSSQGGHGKFVIALPKQRTSIPLTSLVNTYLIPPGSSAISHFFRIARFGEVYSTTEYNAVLAMFLHMLASIKYHSEEATDILEEMQGVANKLRHVGEDMRSVFEDPTSVDEPGAAYVIAHLESWLKDIVLRN from the exons ATGCTTCTCTCCAAGAATTGCAAGAATCTCTCTTCAGAGCCTCTGCGGCAAAGCCAAATTGACG AATTTCGTGACAGCGATGCAACGGATTTAGAATACATACTGGAGTGCTACCAAACAGGGACAAACTGCGCACGTCCGGCTGTAAGCTTGGATGTAACTACTTCGCATTATCTAAACCGGATGAACCGTTCCGAGGGCGCTTCTGAAGCGCCCTCTGAAGCCTCGCCTAGTCACTCACAAGACTCTTCCACGGCAGGACATGCTCTTACAAGCAGATCCGACGACAAATTATCGCTACCTACTCCTACACGTCCAACAACGCCGCTTCAGGAGCTTCCACTTGTCTTCGCCGTGGAAGTCTCTAGTACAAGCGAGAGGGTCTTTCAGCAAGAAAATAACGCAGTCTCATATATGACCTCGAAGCTTGAGCCCAAGGAGCTAGCACACCAGTCTTACATCTTACCTTGGGATCGTCAAGCTCACGACCCAGTACCTGCACATATGATTGAGAGCCTCCAACATAGCGTTGGATCAAATCCATCAACCATTTTCGAAAATTCTATTAGTCGAAGTTGCCTTGAACAGTCAAAGACCTGGTTCCTCATGACGGATGGTGTAATTGAAGAGGAGCGTGCCAATGCCTTTACGAATAACATTGCCGAAGCGGGATTACACGGCACTCCATCTGTTATAATTGTCTTTGGAAACAGGTCTCGCCCTCCTTCTCGAAGCAAGCTCTCAATTGGCATGTCTGTCTGTGCACCTTCACCACACTGTGCGGTTCTTTTTCACGACGTATGGAGCGGCGAGCTATTCATCGTTCAAGCCAAAGGATGTTTCGCTAGTCTGCTTCCCAGGGGGTCTTACTTCAAGTGGTTTAGTGGAACAAAATGGACCGAATTTCCCCAGACTTCCTACAATAGGCTACTGGGGGTTCGAGTACCCGAGCCAATTCGACTCTCCAAAGATGAAGTGGCCCTGCCTTACTGCAAGGTATTTGATATGAAGTCAATCTACAACGACTCCATGTCCGACCAGGATAAACTTCAACTGGTGTCAAACAACTCTGCCCTCGATGCGATGATGGTAGTTGCCAAAACAAGAGGAGAGGGGTTCCTGGTGAAGCTGTGGATTGAGAGCCTTCGCAGAACAACGATAGGAAAGGGCTTGACCATAGAGAGAGATGATGTCGACTCCCGAGGAAAAGTAGTCATGACATTCCTACTGATGGCGGCCGAGCAAGAGTTGAAAGCACAGAATACTTGCCACAAAGACATTTGGTCTTGTTTGACATCTGTCGCGTCTACTCGTTGGTCCAGATGCATGCAAATGCATATACCAAGCCACCTGGACTTTAATCGCTCGTCAGTCCGACATcagaacaagaagaattGGGCCAACTTCGAAGCCAAGGTGGAGATGGAACGGGCGGCATTTAGGCGTGTCACCAAAGGTATACAAGAGGTCCAGTCAGCGATAGGGATACTCGATAGCCCTTTGCCAAGTGGTCCAAGTCTCGCCCAGGCTGATACCTTTTGGTACCCCGCTAGTGGAATAAAGACTGGGAGAGACAATGAGAAGCTTTCAGCATCTGTTCAACAAACCAAGTTGGACAGAGAAGATGTCAACAACTCACTATTTCTCTCTGGCTTCAAGGGCACCCGAAAGCTTGAAAAGGCTGCACGGTCAAGGGCATACGCCACCTGTCCGGTATGTCGAGAGCCCAATTCGATCCAAACATTGCTACTACGAATGAGTCCAAAGGACAACAAAACTCCACACCTTCCATTGCCTAACCAAAGGCTGGAATTGAAGTGTCCCTTAGCGGTGGGAAATTGCCCAGAGGTCGATATCATTGCTCCAATTACATGCTGCGATGGTTGCGCATTCCTCCTCATGAGAGTTGACAAGCGACTCAACCCTCTGCCAATCAGCCATCAGATCGTCGCGGCACTGCCACTTGTATCGCTTCAAGACAAACAGAATCGAAGGCTGTGGAGGCAGAAACTCGCAGAGGTCTACAGACACCGCTTCCACGATAGTACTGTCTTGTCTGTCTTCCTCGCTACCATCTGCACCAGAATTGAAAACGTCCCCAGTCTGGCACACTCAAAATATCTCAAGCGGTGCAGAGACGAACTCTCCCGTCTCCCAGGGATCCATGTACCCAAAAGCGCCAGTCCAAAGCTCGTCACTAGTCTTACATCGTCAGTCGATAATGTGGTTCCGCCGCAACAGGTCGCCTTCTTTGCATGCCTAGGAAACAAATTCTATCTAAAGGCAGTTCTATCGCACCCGGTTGAGGGGTTTGTTGTTCTCGTTCAGCTAGCGGCATCGATGAATGTTGTTAAACCAGAGTCTATCCGGAACCTGGTTTGGAAGCGGCTTCTATGTCATTTCATAGAACAAGATTTGCGTTTACGAACTAGTTTTGGGACAGAGTACGCCCATGCGATGTTGCGAGAGATCATGCAAGAATCTCGATCTTCTAGCCAAGGGGGTCATGGCAAATTTGTTATAGCTCTTCCAAAGCAACGCACATCTATACCACTGACTTCGCTGGTCAATACCTACCTTATTCCGCCAGGATCGAGCGCCATATCGCACTTCTTTCGCATAGCCCGCTTCGGGGAAGTATATAGTACAACCGAGTACAATGCAGTGCTAGCTATGTTTTTACATATGTTGGCCAGCATCAAATATCATAGCGAGGAGGCAACGGATATTTTGGAAGAGATGCAGGGCGTTGCAAATAAACTTCGCCACGTCGGAGAGGACATGAGGAGCGTTTTTGAGGATCCAACGTCTGTTGACGAGCCTGGAGCTGCTTATGTTATTGCTCATTTAGAGTCTTGGTTGAAGGACATTGTGTTAAGGAACTAA